In Hyphomicrobiales bacterium, a single window of DNA contains:
- the ribD gene encoding bifunctional diaminohydroxyphosphoribosylaminopyrimidine deaminase/5-amino-6-(5-phosphoribosylamino)uracil reductase RibD, with translation MLSLDKNTGLEADVIAGAFARALAAAEAYRGATSPNPPVGCVVLDAEGRELAVAAHQRAGEGHAEAQALALCAMSGTTARAHTIIVTLEPCNHTGRTPPCCDAILATPIRHVWIGAADPNTAVKGGGARRLAEAGLEVHWIKEIDSKIAARAEELVTPFAKRMRSGIPWVTVKQALDAKGSMIPPPGQKTFTSSASLLFAHELRKRADAIITGSGTVLADAPEFTVRRVSDHPGKIRDLLILDRRGRVPESYLAAAAARGFRARRSPTLSDALKSAAAAGAVEVLVEAGPAVTAHVLQSTHWDEHIIIQKSTGGAGRDAIERRLRGR, from the coding sequence ATGTTGAGCCTCGACAAAAACACCGGACTGGAAGCGGACGTGATCGCGGGCGCCTTTGCGCGCGCGCTCGCGGCGGCGGAAGCCTATCGCGGGGCGACGTCGCCCAATCCGCCCGTGGGTTGCGTCGTGCTGGATGCGGAGGGCCGTGAGCTTGCCGTGGCGGCGCACCAACGGGCGGGGGAAGGCCATGCGGAGGCACAGGCCCTGGCCCTTTGCGCCATGTCGGGCACCACGGCGCGCGCTCATACCATCATCGTGACGCTGGAGCCGTGCAACCACACCGGCCGCACGCCACCGTGCTGCGATGCCATCCTCGCCACGCCCATCCGCCATGTGTGGATCGGCGCCGCTGATCCCAATACGGCGGTGAAGGGCGGCGGGGCGCGGCGGCTGGCGGAGGCGGGGCTTGAGGTGCACTGGATCAAGGAGATCGACAGCAAAATCGCCGCACGGGCGGAGGAACTCGTCACACCCTTTGCCAAGCGCATGCGCAGTGGCATTCCCTGGGTGACGGTGAAGCAGGCCCTGGATGCGAAGGGCTCCATGATCCCGCCACCGGGGCAGAAGACCTTCACGTCGTCGGCATCGCTGCTATTTGCCCACGAGTTGCGGAAGCGTGCCGATGCCATCATCACCGGTTCTGGCACGGTTCTGGCCGATGCGCCGGAATTCACCGTGCGGCGCGTCAGCGATCACCCCGGCAAGATCCGCGACCTTCTCATCCTCGACCGCCGTGGGCGGGTGCCGGAGAGTTATCTCGCCGCCGCCGCGGCGCGCGGGTTTCGTGCGCGCCGAAGCCCTACCTTGTCCGATGCGCTGAAAAGCGCGGCCGCCGCGGGCGCCGTGGAGGTGCTGGTGGAGGCCGGCCCGGCGGTGACGGCGCATGTCCTTCAGTCCACCCATTGGGACGAACACATCATCATCCAGAAATCCACAGGCGGTGCAGGGCGCGATGCCATCGAGCGCCGGCTGCGGGGCCGTTAG